From the genome of Metarhizium brunneum chromosome 4, complete sequence, one region includes:
- the arp2 gene encoding Actin-related protein 2 — MANTPPIVLDGGTGFLKVGYAAQNFPEHQFPSIVGRPILRSEERTDSNVVIKDIMCGDEAAAARTMLQISYPMENGIVKKWDDMQHLWDYTFYEKLKVDTNGQKILLTEPPMNPLKNREQMCEVMFDRYGFGGVYVAIQAVLALYAQGLSSGVVVDSGDGVTHIVPVYESVVLNHLTKRLDVAGRDVTRNLIKLLLRRGYALNRTADFETVRQIKEKLCYVSYDLELDKRLSEDTTVLVENYTLPDGRVIRVGSERFEAPECLFQPHLVDSESPGLGEFLFNTIQSADVDIRASLFKAIVLSGGSSMYPGLPSRLEKELKQLWLTRALQGNPERLGKFKVRIEDPPRRRHMVFLGGAVLANIMADKESMWVTKAEWDEQGPRVLEKLGPR; from the exons ATGGCCAACACTCCACCCATTG tcctcgacggcggcacCGGCTTCCTCAAGGTCGGATATGCCGCACAAAACTTCCCCGAGCACCAGTTCCCCTCCATCGTGGGCCGGCCCATTCTACGATCGGAAGAACGGACCGACAGCAATGTCGTCATCAAGGACATCATGtgcggcgacgaggcggccgcggccCGTACCATGCTCCAGATCAGCTACCCCATGGAAaacggcatcgtcaagaAGTGGGACGATATGCAGCACCTGTGGGACTACACCTTCTacgagaagctcaaggtgGACACGAATGGGCAGAAGATTCTGCTGACGGAGCCGCCGATGAACCCGCTGAAGAACAGAGAGCAAATGTGCGAGGTCATGTTTGACCGGTACGGGTTTGGGGGCGTCTACGTGGCTATTCAGGCCGTTTTGGCCCTGTACGCACAGG GACTGAGCTCGGGTGTCGTTGTCGACTCGGGAGACGGCGTTACACACATTGTTCCAGTGTACGAGTCGGTTGTGCTCAACCACCTCACCAAGAGATTAGACGTGGCCGGCCGCGACGTGACCCGCAACCTCATCAAGCTGCTCCTCCGCCGCGGCTACGCTCTGAACCGGACGGCAGATTTCGAAACTGTCCGACagatcaaggagaagctgtgCTACGTGTCATACGACCTGGAACTAGACAAGCGGCTGAGCGAAGACACTACGGTCCTTGTGGAGAATTATACCCTGCCCGACGGGCGTGTTATTCGAGTGGGCAGCGAGCGATTCGAAGCTCCCGAATGCCTGTTTCAGCCTCATCTTGTGGATAGCGAATCCCCCGGGCTGGGCGAGTTTCTGTTCAACACGATCCAGTCGGCCGATGTGGACATTCGCGCTTCTCTGTTCAAGGCCATTGTCCTGTCAGGAGGCAGCAGCATGTACCCCGGCCTGCCGTCAAGGCTGGAAAAGGAGCTGAAGCAGCTGTGGCTTACGAGGGCTCTGCAGGGCAACCCCGAGAGGCTGGGCAAGTTCAAGGTGCGGATAGAAGAcccgccaaggagaagacACATGGTGTTCCTTGGCGGTGCGGTGTTGGCAAACATTATGGCTGACAAGGAGAGCATGTGGGTGACCAAGGCGGAGTGGGATGAACAAGGGCCTCGGGTGCTGGAGAAGCTAGGCCCGCGATAA
- the SSN3 gene encoding Serine/threonine-protein kinase SSN3, with amino-acid sequence MPLRMRNGPQFHHPSSASSHPFSSSSAHHRYADTHDRPGAFHPRLRVMDRYRIVGFISSGTYGRVYKAVSRVSTVAVRTTTTPSGASSSSATAGQEVAIKKFKPDKEGEQISYTGISQSAIREMSLCSELRHHNVIRLVETLLEDKCIFMVFEYAEHDLLQIIHHHTQQPRHPIPPATIKSIMFQLLNGCQYLHTNWVLHRDLKPANIMVTSGGEVKIGDLGLARRFDKPLHSLFSGDKVVVTIWYRAPELILGSYHYTPAIDLWAVGCIFAELLSLRPIFKGEEAKMDSKKTVPFQRNQMQKIVDIMGIPTRSRWPLLPMMPEFNQLNTLQSPPSHHSHHHHHHQHHSHSSSSSSTSNLEKWYYNTISNAPQSASSGPSLTSLGAEGYKLLAGLLEYDPTKRLTAAQALQSTFFTTGDRVNTNAFEGLKVEYPHRRVSQDDNDIRTSSLPGTKRSGLPDDSLLRPPKRVKE; translated from the coding sequence ATGCCTCTGCGAATGCGGAATGGACCGCAGTTCCACCACccgtcctcggcgtcttcgcACCCGTTTAGCTCATCCTCAGCTCACCATCGCTATGCAGATACCCATGACCGCCCCGGAGCCTTCCATCCCCGGCTCCGGGTCATGGACCGGTACAGAATCGTCGGATTCATCAGCAGTGGCACATATGGCCGTGTGTATAAAGCCGTCAGCCGTGTCAGTACCGTAGCTGTTCGTACGACAACCACCCCGTCAGGAGCCTCTTCCAGCAGTGCCACCGCCGGCCAGGAGGTCGCCATCAAGAAGTTCAAGCCCGACAAGGAGGGCGAGCAGATCAGCTACACGGGTATTTCGCAAAGTGCCATTCGAGAAATGAGCCTCTGCAGCGAACTTCGCCACCACAACGTCATCCGCCTCGTGGAGACGCTCCTCGAGGACAAGTGCATCTTCATGGTTTTCGAGTACGCCGAGCACGATTTGTTGCAAATCATCCACCACCACACCCAGCAACCCCGGCATCCTATTCCCCCGGCCACCATCAAGAGCATCATGTTTCAACTGCTCAACGGGTGCCAGTACCTGCACACCAACTGGGTCCTGCATCGTGATTTGAAACCTGCCAACATCATGGTCACTTCCGGTGGGGAGGTCAAGATTGGAGATTTGGGTCTGGCCAGGCGATTCGACAAGCCGCTGCACTCGTTATTCAGCGGTGACAAGGTCGTTGTCACCATCTGGTACCGGGCGCCAGAGCTGATACTCGGCTCATACCACTATACACCAGCCATTGATCTGTGGGCCGTGGGTTGCATTTTCGCAGAACTGCTTTCTCTTCGCCCCATCTTTAAGGGCGAGGAGGCAAAGATGGACAGTAAGAAGACGGTCCCCTTTCAGAGGAACCAAATGCAGAAAATTGTCGACATCATGGGGATTCCCACCCGCAGCAGGTGGCCGCTGCTGCCCATGATGCCAGAGTTTAACCAACTCAACACATTGCAATCACCGCCCTCTCAccacagccaccaccaccatcatcaccaacaccacagccattcctccagcagcagttCCACGTCCAACCTCGAAAAATGGTACTACAACACCATTTCTAACGCTCCTCAGAGCGCGTCATCGGGTCCGTCATTGACAtccctcggcgccgagggaTACAAGCTCCTCGCTGGACTATTGGAATACGATCCCACCAAACGACTCACGGCTGCACAGGCACTTCAGTCTACATTCTTCACTACCGGCGACCGTGTCAATACCAACGCTTTTGAGGGTCTCAAGGTGGAATATCCCCATCGGAGAGTCAGTCAAGATGACAACGACATTCGCACAAGCAGTCTCCCAGGCACCAAGAGGAGCGGGTTACCAGATGACTCCTTGCTGCGACCTCCTAAACGTGTCAAGGAGTAG
- the ARF6 gene encoding ADP-ribosylation factor 6: protein MGGQFSKVMGRLFGAKEMRLLMLGLDAAGKTTILYKLKLGQDVTTIPTVGFNVESVTYKNVKFNVWDVGGQDKIRPLWRHYYSGTQGLIFVIDSSDRGRMEEAKQELHRIINDREMKDSLLLVFANKQDLDDAMDPKQITEALELSKIKDKAWYVVPSCATTGEGLLEGLGWLSTNVKSPPAPAKK, encoded by the exons ATGGGCGGACAATTCTCCAAGGTCATGGGCCGGCTGTTTGGGGCCAAGGAGATgcggctgctgatgctgggGCTCGACGCCGCGGGCAAGACGACCATTTTGTACAAGCTCAAGCTGGGGCAGGACGTGACCACCATTCCCACCGTCGGCTTCAACGTCGAGTCGGTCACGTACAAGAACGTCAAGTTTAACGTGTGGGATGTGGGTGGCCAGGATAAGATTCGTCCCTTGTGGAGGCACTACTACTCTG GAACCCAGGGCTTAATCTTTGTCATCGACTCGTCGGACCGCGGCCGCATGGAGGAGGCTAAGCAGGAGCTGCACCGCATTATCAACGACCGCGAAATGAAGGACAGTTTGTTGCTGGTCTTTGCCAACAAGCAGGATCTCGATGACG CAATGGACCCGAAACAAATCACAGAAGCCCTCGAGCTCTCCAAGATCAAAGACAAGGCCTGGTACGTCGTGCCCAGCTGCGCCACCACCGGCGAAGGCCTCCTCGAAGGCCTAGGCTGGCTGTCCACCAACGTCAAGTCCCCTCCCGCCCCGGCAAAGAAGTAA
- the sgf29 gene encoding SAGA-associated factor 29, with amino-acid sequence MTDKKRQRRNELDNLREDLGPYYHRPSPRSDSVDTVSNHNRTNSGGGVTGSPGSGIMSQRNRSGRGSNRSNGNNSHGEEAQIWDSCKSQLAEIVSGINAENDNLSELVDMDKTVGATDPEKIPNDSLKQMEQLCRNGVKFSEANVASIKAVMEQLKIMRAVIVAKEQAEGGSSAPTGKRNARDSAAAAAASLYDFDGAGDSPVPSPIGGSSRKYGDRSSNRDRDSMPPKADSVEPQGSSGTGNGGGPSGSTASGSAAAAAAAASNKSKVVFSKGDPVAFKPRTGGEGVSDWIMGEVAQVLGEGKSRRYKVLDIEPDDQSKQKEYRTSASSMIPITPESQASTLKDWEAGQVVLALYPNTTTFYKAEVHSMDSQGRVALKFEGENDSTTLQQVERRFVIEYRA; translated from the coding sequence ATGACTGACAAAAAGAGACAGCGCCGCAACGAACTCGACAACCTCCGAGAAGACCTCGGCCCTTACTACCATCGACCCTCTCCTCGCTCCGACTCTGTCGACACGGTCAGCAACCACAACCGCACCAACAGCGGAGGCGGCGTCACGGGCAGCccaggcagtggcatcatGTCGCAGCGCAACCGAAGTGGACGCGGGTCCAACCGCAGCAATGGCAACAATTCTCACGGAGAGGAGGCCCAGATATGGGACTCGTGCAAGAGCCAGCTCGCCGAGATAGTATCCGGCATCAATGCGGAGAATGACAACCTCTCGGAGCTGGtagacatggacaagacagTCGGGGCCACCGACCCGGAAAAGATCCCCAACGATTCACTGAAACAGATGGAGCAGCTGTGTCGCAATGGCGTCAAGTTCTCCGAGGCAAACGTCGCTAGTATCAAGGCGGTCATGGAGCAGCTTAAGATTATGCGCGCCGTTATTGTCGCCAAggagcaggccgagggcgGTTCGTCGGCACCCACGGGGAAACGAAATGCGCGAGACagtgcagcagcagcagccgcttCGCTGTACGATTTTGACGGAGCTGGAGACTCTCCGGTCCCCAGCCCTATTGGTGGTTCTTCGCGAAAATACGGCGACCGCTCCAGCAACCGAGATAGAGACAGCATGCCTCCCAAGGCCGACAGTGTAGAGCCTCAGGGCTCGTCGGGAACGGGCAATGGTGGCGGACCGTCAGGATCGACTGCTTCTGgttctgctgccgccgccgccgccgccgctagCAACAAGTCCAAGGTAGTGTTTTCCAAGGGTGATCCGGTGGCATTCAAGCCCAGGACTGGCGGCGAAGGCGTATCGGATTGGATAATGGGTGAAGTGGCTCAGGTTCTGGGCGAAGGCAAGAGCCGGCGGTACAAGGTGCTGGACATTGAGCCCGACGACCAGAGCAAACAAAAGGAGTACCGGACGAGCGCAAGCAGCATGATTCCAATCACGCCCGAGAGCCAAGCGAGTACCCTCAAGGACTGGGAGGCTGGGCAGGTGGTTCTGGCCTTGTATCCCAACACGACGACATTTTACAAGGCCGAGGTTCACAGCATGGACAGCCAAGGGCGCGTGGCTCTCAAGTTTGAGGGGGAAAACGACTCGACGACACTTCAACAGGTGGAGCGACGGTTTGTGATTGAGTATCGGGCGTGA
- the MPI gene encoding Mannose-6-phosphate isomerase, with translation MQVPLFRLQCGVNSYEWGKKGNQSAAARFAAATPSDELSIQADKPYAELWMGTHPSNPSKDLKTGRTLLELCSENQQLLSSSVSAKYGAKLPFLFKVLSINKGLSIQAHPNKKLAEQLHARDPKNYPDDNHKPEMAIAITPFEGLCGFRPLSEIAHFLDTVGPLRELVGDEVSGEFVKTVKGNDEGAKKAALKKAFGTLMASSAEDVAKGIAKLVGLAKSQGAEFASGGVESTSGEVLSELVTRLHGQFGEDIGIFVLFFLNFVKLQAGEALFLVADDIHAYLSGDIMECMAASDNVVRAGLTPKFKDVTTLVDMLTYNYAPIDEQKMTPTDYPYATMNRAAYSSGSAVDLYDPPIDEFAVVRAVLKGPGAKATFEPLEGPSIVICTNGKGRISVGPTAHEIKEGYVFFVGSTAECVLEADGDEFITFKAFCEVEGGRERL, from the exons ATGCAAGTCCCCCTCTTCCGCCTCCAGTGCGGCGTCAACTCGTACGAATGGGGCAAAAAGGGCAACCAATCTGCCGCCGCAAGATTCGCGGCTGCCACGCCGTCGGACGAGCTGAGCATCCAGGCCGACAAGCCATACGCTGAG CTCTGGATGGGCACCCACCCCTCCAACCCTTCCAAAGATCTCAAGACCGGCCGAACCCTCCTCGAACTCTGCTCCGAGAACCAGCAACTCCTCTCGTCATCCGTGTCAGCCAAGTACGGTGCCAAACTGCCCTTTCTCTTCAAAGTCCTGTCCATCAACAAGGGCCTCTCGATCCAGGCCCATCCCAATAAGAAGCTCGCCGAGCAGCTACACGCGAGGGATCCAAAAAACTACCCAGATGATAATCACAAGCCGGAAATGGCTATTGCCATTACGCCGTTTGAGGGACTCTGTGGGTTTAGGCCTTTGAGTGAGATTGCCCACTTTTTGGACACTGTAGGACCGTTGAGGGAGTTGGTTGGCGACGAGGTGAGCGGAGAGTTTGTCAAGACTGTCAAGGGCAATGACGAGGGCGCTAAGAAGGCGGCGCTGAAGAAGGCGTTTGGGACGCTCATGGCCTCTTCGGCGGAGGATGTTGCCAAGGGCATCGCGAAATTAGTCGGGCTGGCCAAGTCGCAGGGCGCCGAGTTTGCTTCGGGAGGTGTAGAATCTACCAGTGGGGAGGTTCTGTCGGAGCTTGTGACGCGTCTACACGGGCAGTTTGGAGAGGACATTGGCATATTcgtcctcttcttcctcaacttTGTCAAGCTGCAGGCCGGAGAGGCGCTGTTCCTTGTGGCGGACGACATCCACGCCTACCTGTCGGGCGACATCATGGAGTGCATGGCGGCATCAGACAATGTGGTCCGGGCAGGCCTTACGCCCAAATTCAAAGACGTCACGACGCTCGTCGACATGCTGACCTACAACTACGCGCCCATCGACGAGCAAAAGATGACGCCTACGGACTATCCCTACGCGACCATGAACCGCGCGGCGTACAGCTCCGGCTCGGCAGTAGACCTGTACGACCCGCCGATTGACGAGTTCGCTGTCGTCAGGGCGGTGCTAAAGGGGCCCGGGGCGAAGGCTACCTTTGAGCCGCTGGAGGGACCTAGCATTGTGATTTGCACGAACGGCAAGGGGAGAATTAGCGTGGGACCGACGGCCCATGAGATTAAAGAAGGATACGTCTTCTTTGTGGGTTCGACGGCGGAGTGTGTGCTCGAGGCGGACGGGGACGAGTTTATTACATTCAAGGCGTTTTGTGAGGTGGAGGGGGGCAGGGAGAGGTTGTGA
- the CYP6 gene encoding Peptidyl-prolyl cis-trans isomerase-like 4 has translation MSVLLETSVGDIVIDLLVEHAPKLCENFLKLCKVKYYNFSPVHSVQKNFSFQTGDPLGPLSKQSDGGSSIWGYISGDPSKQSFPAFFHPKLKHLERGTVSMATVPLSADPDTRLAASQFLITLGEETDFLDGKAAIFGKVVEGFDALEKINEAIVDDKGYPLIDIRIKHTVVLDDPYPDPSGLREPSSSPPPTESQLKTVRIADEAALHEDDGVDEAELERRRRQTEANAQALTLEMMGDLPFAEVKPPENVLFVCKLNPVTGDEDLELIFGRFGKILSCEVIRDAKTGDSLQYAFIEYEDKASCEAAYFKMQGVLIDDRRIHVDFSQSVSKLSDVWRKDTNSKRRANASRGGWGGVDELEKRRQYRAEVDAPQKSNYGMVYGDEEMKGRHERSERRDIRGENPSSVGEGRRNDQGARSRSPRIRERSRDRQPGRRDVHRHGDMREWDRRDGNPRYNDKDRYRYRARDRDRDEHQDKNKEHRDDSYRPRR, from the exons ATGTCGGTTCTCTTGGAGACTAGCGTTGGTGACATTGTCATCGACTTGCTGGTTGAGCATGCGCCAAAGCTGTGTGAGAA TTTCCTGAAGCTTTGCAAAGTCAAATACTACAATTTTTCTCCGGTCCACTCTGTGCAAAAGAACTTTTCATTCCAGACCGGCGACCCTTTGGGGCCATTGTCCAAACAATCCGATGGAGGCTCTTCAATATGGGGTTATATATCTGGGGACCCTTCGAAGCAATCATTCCCTGCTTTTTTCCACCCGAAGCTGAAGCATCTTGAGCGCGGCACAGTTAGCATGGCCACGGTTCCCCTCTCCGCCGATCCCGATACGCGCCTTGCCGCCTCGCAATTTCTTATTACTCTTGGGGAAGAAACAGATTTTTTGGACGGCAAAGCCGCTATATTCGGCAAAGTTGTGGAAGGATTTGATGCCTTGGAAAAAATCAATGAAGCCATTGTTGATGATAAAGGCTATCCTTTGATCGACATTCGAATCAAGCACACAGTCGTATTGGACGACCCATATCCGGACCCTTCCGGGTTAAGGGAGCCCAGCTCAAGCCCTCCGCCTACGGAATCTCAGTTGAAAACAGTACGGATTGCTGACGAGGCAGCCTTGCACGAGGATGACGGGGTAGACGAGGCTGAGCTGgaacgccggcgccgtcaaaCCGAGGCCAATGCACAAGCCTTGACGTTGGAAATGATGGGAGACCTGCCATTTGCCGAGGTGAAGCCGCCAGAGAATGTTCTTTTTGTCTGCAAGTTGAATCCAGTCACTGGCGACGAAGATCTGGAACTAATCTTTGGCCGATTTGGCAAGATTTTGAGCTGTGAAGTAATTCGAGACGCCAAAACAGGAGACAGCTTACAATACGCATTCATAGAGTACGAAGACAAAGCATCCTGCGAAGCCGCATATTTCAAAATGCAAGGCGTCTTGATAGATGATCGAAGAATTCACGTTGATTTCTCACAGAGTGTCAGTAAACTGAGCGATGTTTGGAGAAAGGACACAAATAGCAAACGACGGGCAAATGCTTCGCGTGGTGGTTGGGGCGGTGTTGATGAACTGGAAAAGAGAAGGCAATACCGAGCTGAAGTAGACGCGCCACAGAAAAGCAACTACGGCATGGTTTATGGTgatgaggagatgaaggGACGTCATGAGCGGAGCGAACGAAGGGACATTCGAGGAGAGAATCCCTCGTCAGTGGGAGAAGGTCGGCGAAATGATCAAGGCGCTCGAAGCCGCAGCCCGCGCATACGAGAACGAAGTCGTGATAGGCAGCCGGGCCGGAGGGACGTCCATCGTCATGGGGACATGAGAGAATGGGACCGTAGAGATGGAAATCCTAGGTacaacgacaaggacagATACAGGTACAGAGCCAGGGATAGGGATCGAGATGAACACCAAGACAAAAACAAAGAACACCGTGACGACTCGTATCGTCCAAGACGATGA
- the EFM3 gene encoding Protein-lysine N-methyltransferase EFM3 — protein MDPPWRQEVDRFCYQCLQLESILDYPQDKFLRLEDVQDDIYKRIFCDETGSVGPPDRYRIKILKELVFRIESAIDDWDRYVSFLLVVLHPFSSYQAIIMVILTKGPKAVSDDIMNTLSALLATPMPPDAVSAQKKCYVTYHLSLLERETQSKAAAPHPSITLLENRNLIAAGGTTGHRTWEAALQLGQYLCQNPSLVAGKRVLELGAGTGYPSILCVKHLQAAHAIASDGSDDVINNLPDNLFLNSLQDSSKITLMDIKWGHALVGTEDEKWNGGRPVDVVLGADITYDDRVMPALVATLLDLFRMYPSVQVYISATERNAETYQAFLKVCRQRDLAVEDLHVDVPPRSQQNGPFFDDQLAMHLCRVARIDGTVGR, from the coding sequence ATGGATCCTCCATGGAGGCAAGAGGTAGATCGGTTCTGTTACCAATGCCTTCAGCTAGAGTCCATTCTTGACTATCCCCAAGACAAGTTCCTCCGTTTGGAAGATGTTCAGGATGACATCTACAAGCGTATCTTTTGTGATGAGACGGGTAGTGTCGGGCCCCCAGACAGATATCGCATCAAAATTTTGAAGGAACTTGTGTTCCGAATAGAGTCTGCCATAGACGACTGGGATAGATATGTAAGTTTTCTCCTCGTAGTTTTACATCCATTCTCAAGCTACCAAGCCATAATCATGGTCATTCTGACCAAAGGCCCAAAGGCGGTATCAGATGATATCATGAACACACTATCGGCACTTCTGGCCACTCCCATGCCACCAGATGCTGTATCGGCGCAAAAGAAGTGCTATGTAACATATCACCTGTCCTTGCTTGAGCGTGAGACGCAGTCAAAGGCGGCCGCTCCACATCCGAGCATCACACTCCTCGAGAATCGAAACCTAATTGCCGCGGGCGGTACTACGGGCCACAGGACCTGGGAGGCGGCATTACAATTGGGACAATACCTGTGCCAAAATCCGTCACTTGTCGCAGGAAAACGCGTGCTGGAGTTGGGTGCTGGTACCGGATACCCGTCTATACTCTGTGTGAAGCATTTGCAAGCAGCACACGCAATTGCTTCGGATGGATCCGACGACGTCATTAATAACCTGCCGGATAATTTGTTCCTCAACAGCCTCCAGGACTCGTCAAAAATCACCCTGATGGACATCAAATGGGGACACGCACTGGTTGGCACAGAGGATGAGAAATGGAATGGTGGCCGGCCAGTCGATGTCGTACTGGGTGCTGACATCACGTATGATGATCGTGTTATGCCGGCTTTGGTCGCGACTCTTTTAGACCTCTTTAGGATGTATCCAAGTGTTCAAGTATACATATCGGCAACCGAACGAAATGCAGAGACATACCAGGCGTTTCTGAAGGTGTGCAGACAGCGAGACCTGGCTGTGGAGGATCTGCACGTTGATGTGCCTCCTCGATCGCAGCAGAATGGCCCGTTCTTCGATGACCAGCTGGCGATGCACTTGTGCAGGGTGGCTAGAATTGATGGGACGgtgggaagatga
- the RS24 gene encoding 40S ribosomal protein eS24, whose amino-acid sequence MADNDSPVTLRTRKFIRNPLLGRKQMVVDILHPNRANIAKEELREKLSGMYKVQKDQVQVFGLRTQFGGGKTTGFALIYDSPEALKKFEPTYRLVRVGMATKPERASRQQRKQRKNRQKTLRGTAKVKGAKAKKDK is encoded by the exons ATGGCGGACAACGACAGCCCCGTTACTCTTCGAACTCGCAAGTTCATCCGTAACCCTCTGCTGGGTCGCAAGCAGATGGTCGT TGACATCCTCCACCCCAACCGCGCCAAcatcgccaaggaggagctcCGCGAGAAGCTCAGCGGCATGTACAAGGTGCAGAAGGACCAGGTCCAGGTTTTCGGCCTGCGAACCCAGTTCGGTGGCGGCAAGACCACCGGCTTCGCCCTCATCTACGACTCCCCCGAGGCCCTGAAGAAGTTTGAGCCCACCTACCGCCTTGTCCGCGTCGGCATGGCCACCAAGCCCGAGCGTGCCAGCAGACAGCAGC GCAAGCAGCGCAAGAACCGACAGAAGACGCTCCGTGGCACGGCAAAGGTCAAGGGTgccaaggcgaagaaggacaAATAA
- the RPA43 gene encoding DNA-directed RNA polymerase I subunit RPA43: MSTAASPEPATPKHEKKTKKEKKRAREEEVALVEGERKHKRSKSITADAIAQNNDIHGQDVNKDKKKKKEKKNKHRHDAGEEAEEAHKHKAEKKKKKHHKEQTETLTHAEVKAELGDDELKPEKKDKKKKKKHAEVADEAVETVISKKPKPSTQLTESEDTDAMDIDKPSASVYQPPDIPADPQFPFFEQTVSLYEPLYPNGWAQPITSCQYQHLQHLQNKYVPSLRGVLLNYKNVALGPRPGRDGAATDDETPTTVVSQNEYAVGFGWITADVELFVPSRGAWMEGSVNLQTEGHIGVVCYGKFNASVEARRLPPAWKWVSNESPEAHGFEETASVITADDHGVVRQIHSTGFWVDGNGDRVKGRVRFRIRNFDAGTSGETSYLSLEGTMLDKDSEKKLVKEEARTAQMRRYKKGGRGIERRRAPDFSMTRFVDVEVDKDGQQAEAETGGETTKES, from the coding sequence ATGTCCACAGCTGCATCGCCCGAGCCGGCGACCCCAAAGCACGAGAAGAAAaccaagaaggaaaagaagcgTGCTCGCGAGGAAGAGGTCGCGCTAGTTGAGGGCGAGAGAAAGCACAAGAGATCAAAGAGCATCACTGCAGATGCCATTGCACAAAACAACGACATCCATGGCCAGGATGTGAACAaggacaaaaagaagaagaaggaaaagaagaataagCACCGACATGATGCCGGTGAAGAGGCAGAGGAAGCGCACAAACACAAGgctgaaaagaaaaagaagaagcaccACAAGGAACAGACCGAAACACTCACGCATGCCGAGGTAAAGGCCGAATTGGGTGATGACGAACTGAAACCcgaaaagaaagacaagaaaaagaagaagaaacatgCCGAGGTCGCTGATGAGGCTGTGGAGACTGTCATTTCaaagaagccaaagccaagtACGCAACTCACCGAATCTGAGGACACGGATGCCATGGACATCGACAAGCCGTCAGCTTCGGTATATCAGCCACCGGATATTCCAGCCGACCCGCAGTTTCCCTTCTTTGAACAAACTGTCTCGCTGTACGAGCCCTTATACCCTAACGGCTGGGCTCAACCCATAACCAGCTGCCAATACCAGCACCTGCAACACCTCCAGAACAAATACGTTCCCTCACTCCGGGGTGTCTTGCTCAACTACAAAAACGTCGCATTGGGACCCAGGCCCGGCCGTGACGGTGCTGCTACGGATGACGAGACGCCAACGACTGTGGTGTCGCAGAACGAATACGCCGTTGGTTTCGGTTGGATCACGGCCGATGTTGAGCTCTTCGTTCCCAGCAGGGGCGCCTGGATGGAGGGCAGTGTCAACCTGCAGACTGAAGGACACATTGGCGTGGTTTGTTATGGCAAGTTCAACGCATCTGTCGAAGCCAGACGACTGCCGCCGGCTTGGAAATGGGTATCCAACGAATCCCCAGAGGCGCACGGATTTGAGGAGACGGCCTCTGTCATCACGGCAGACGACCATGGCGTGGTCCGCCAGATCCACAGCACTGGGTTCTGGGTCGACGGTAATGGAGACAGGGTCAAAGGCAGGGTTCGATTCAGAATACGCAACTTTGACGCCGGAACGAGCGGGGAGACGAGCTATCTGAGTCTGGAGGGCACCATGCTGGACAAGGACAGTGAAAAGAAGCTGGTCAAGGAAGAGGCGCGCACCGCGCAAATGAGACGGTACAAGAAGGGCGGTCGCGGAATCGAACGGCGACGAGCACCCGACTTTAGCATGACGCGGTTTGTTGATGTGGAGGTTGACAAGGACGgtcaacaagcagaagcagagacTGGTGGTGAAACTACGAAGGAGTCATAG